A stretch of Longibacter salinarum DNA encodes these proteins:
- a CDS encoding HEPN domain-containing protein: protein MSASSNPPGPKDKGNDLGKTSEQVALMNKADQALSDARLLLENDRTEAAVNRMYYAAFDAARAAVLIHGEAPSSHAGVKTRFGYHFVRTGLISRPHARTFAEAEAMRNRADYDAFSVFDVAPTTDLLNDVAAFVSAIRSILEE, encoded by the coding sequence ATGAGTGCCTCATCGAATCCACCCGGGCCAAAGGACAAAGGGAATGACTTGGGCAAGACGAGCGAACAGGTCGCTCTGATGAATAAAGCCGATCAGGCGTTGTCCGATGCCCGGCTGCTTTTAGAGAATGATCGAACCGAGGCGGCGGTCAACCGAATGTACTATGCAGCTTTTGATGCGGCTCGCGCTGCTGTACTCATCCACGGTGAAGCGCCGTCGTCCCATGCCGGGGTGAAGACTCGGTTTGGGTACCATTTCGTGCGCACAGGTCTTATCTCACGACCGCACGCACGAACTTTTGCAGAAGCAGAGGCGATGCGAAATCGGGCGGACTATGACGCCTTTTCTGTATTTGATGTGGCGCCGACTACAGATCTTTTAAATGATGTTGCAGCGTTTGTCTCCGCTATTCGGTCCATCCTCGAAGAGTGA
- a CDS encoding nucleotidyltransferase domain-containing protein, translated as MPANSERTESALESARSTLEDIYGDRLIRLILFGSHARGDAHADSDVDLLVVLEGSVDPYEEARRTSGVVVDAAVEQGVALSLTHLSASDWMDTTRSFVRNARRDGVEL; from the coding sequence TTGCCAGCTAACTCCGAGCGCACAGAATCGGCCCTGGAAAGCGCACGTTCTACATTGGAGGATATCTATGGAGACCGGCTCATTCGGCTCATTCTCTTTGGCTCGCATGCTCGAGGTGACGCGCATGCAGATAGCGATGTCGACCTCCTGGTTGTCTTAGAAGGTTCGGTAGATCCGTACGAGGAGGCCCGTCGCACGAGTGGCGTGGTTGTCGATGCAGCGGTTGAACAAGGCGTCGCACTGTCCCTGACGCATCTTAGCGCGTCCGACTGGATGGATACGACACGATCGTTCGTCCGGAACGCTCGACGAGATGGGGTAGAACTATGA
- the alaS gene encoding alanine--tRNA ligase, with translation MDRHLQASADVQRTSEEIRDEFLRFFEEKGHEIVPSASLVPEGDATLLFTNAGMNQFKDVFLGSGQRPYTRAVDTQKCLRVSGKHNDLEEVGHDTYHHTFFEMLGNWSFGDYFKREAIRWAWELLVEQWGLDPERLYATVHEGDEDLGLDADDEAAELWKSETPLNPDHILYEPSKENFWMMGDTGPCGPCSEIHVDLRTDAEREEIPGRELVNKDHPQVMEIWNLVFIQYNAQPDGSLETLADQHVDTGMGFERICAVLQGKSSTYDTDLFAPILQATADLCPHDYVRGYDDVDTDEAGERERVRIAMRVIADHIRTIAFAISDGVMPGNAGRGYVIRRILRRAVRYGYQTLGLREPFLHTLVDPLVEKMGGQFEDLAGQQDYVERMIRSEEESFLKTLGTGIEIFDRVTPYVEQASNQSGAVLDEMRDDGKMMDLLQKAFVDASDRDEMIDDFAAAASQGDVPGQIAFLLHDTYGFPIDLTQLMAREAGLGVDMDAYDDLMQRQKDRARSASHFDVDQSEVHAWQEISDGESSVFVGYDAIIVDDAAIRAVRKVETDEETRYEIELDRTPFYAESGGQVGDTGTLTVGGETINVLDTQQQGGRLVHTVDRLPQDPSGDVVATVDAERRRRIEAHHSATHLLHAALRDTLGDHVQQKGSRVGPDSLRFDFSHMQGVTEEELETIEHIVNARIRQNISKGEDRNVPIDTALERGAMALFGEKYGDEVRVITFDPDYSIELCGGTHVDATGELGLFRFLSEGSVAAGVRRVEAVAGEPAAEYVEAQLDELKAARQRFKSLQGPLHEEIARLQDERDRLADELEETRRNAMASKLDEFMSSATDVEGVRCATGRIGEASMDDLQALAQQLRDRMGEQSVGVLGSVDANGEKVYVVVTVSDDLVGQGLQAGDLVGELGRKLGGGGGGRPQLASAGGRDTGKLDDVLGEVPDLVRERLAG, from the coding sequence ATGGATCGACATCTACAAGCTTCTGCCGACGTGCAGCGAACCTCCGAAGAGATTCGCGACGAGTTTCTTCGGTTTTTTGAGGAGAAAGGCCACGAGATCGTCCCCAGCGCATCCCTGGTTCCGGAGGGCGACGCCACGCTGCTGTTCACGAACGCAGGTATGAATCAGTTCAAGGATGTCTTCCTTGGCAGCGGTCAGCGACCCTACACGCGAGCCGTCGATACGCAGAAGTGCCTTCGCGTGTCGGGGAAGCACAATGATCTCGAGGAGGTAGGTCACGACACCTACCACCACACGTTCTTCGAGATGCTGGGCAACTGGAGCTTCGGCGATTACTTCAAGCGGGAGGCCATTCGCTGGGCGTGGGAACTGCTCGTCGAACAGTGGGGCCTGGATCCGGAACGTCTGTATGCGACGGTCCACGAAGGTGATGAGGACCTCGGACTGGACGCCGACGACGAGGCGGCCGAATTGTGGAAAAGCGAAACGCCGCTGAATCCGGACCACATCCTGTACGAGCCGTCGAAGGAAAACTTTTGGATGATGGGCGACACCGGTCCGTGCGGGCCGTGTTCGGAAATCCACGTCGACCTCCGGACGGACGCGGAGCGAGAGGAAATCCCGGGCCGCGAGCTGGTCAACAAAGACCATCCGCAGGTGATGGAGATCTGGAATCTGGTCTTCATTCAGTACAACGCGCAACCGGACGGTTCGCTGGAGACGCTTGCCGATCAGCACGTCGACACCGGCATGGGCTTCGAGCGCATCTGTGCGGTGCTGCAGGGTAAATCGTCGACGTACGACACCGATCTGTTCGCGCCGATTCTTCAGGCGACGGCTGATCTCTGCCCGCATGACTACGTCCGCGGCTACGACGATGTCGATACGGACGAGGCAGGAGAGCGGGAGCGCGTCCGTATCGCTATGCGCGTGATCGCCGACCACATTCGAACGATCGCGTTCGCCATTTCTGATGGCGTAATGCCCGGTAACGCGGGTCGTGGATATGTCATTCGACGCATTCTGCGGCGCGCGGTCCGGTACGGGTACCAGACGCTCGGACTCCGCGAGCCTTTCCTGCATACACTGGTCGATCCTCTCGTGGAAAAGATGGGGGGCCAGTTCGAGGATCTCGCCGGTCAGCAGGATTACGTCGAGCGCATGATCCGGTCCGAAGAGGAAAGCTTTCTCAAGACGCTTGGCACGGGTATCGAGATCTTCGATCGCGTCACGCCATACGTCGAACAGGCGTCCAATCAGTCGGGTGCCGTACTCGACGAGATGCGAGACGATGGCAAAATGATGGACCTGCTGCAGAAAGCGTTCGTCGACGCCAGTGACCGCGACGAGATGATCGACGATTTCGCGGCGGCCGCGTCGCAGGGCGATGTGCCTGGGCAGATTGCCTTCCTGCTGCACGACACCTACGGTTTTCCGATTGACCTCACGCAGTTGATGGCGCGAGAGGCGGGGCTCGGTGTCGACATGGATGCCTACGACGATCTCATGCAGCGTCAGAAGGACCGTGCACGCTCGGCGTCGCACTTCGACGTCGATCAGAGCGAAGTTCACGCCTGGCAGGAAATTTCTGACGGGGAATCGTCCGTGTTTGTCGGCTACGATGCCATCATCGTCGACGATGCGGCCATCCGTGCCGTCCGGAAAGTGGAAACGGACGAGGAGACGCGATACGAAATCGAACTCGACCGCACACCGTTTTATGCGGAAAGCGGGGGCCAGGTCGGTGATACAGGAACGCTTACCGTCGGTGGCGAAACGATAAACGTGCTCGACACACAGCAGCAGGGCGGTCGTCTCGTTCATACCGTCGATCGCCTTCCGCAGGATCCGTCGGGGGATGTCGTGGCGACGGTAGATGCGGAGCGCCGTCGCCGCATTGAGGCACACCATTCGGCGACGCACCTCCTGCACGCGGCCTTGCGCGACACGCTCGGCGACCACGTGCAGCAGAAGGGATCGCGCGTGGGCCCCGACTCGCTCCGGTTCGACTTCAGTCACATGCAGGGCGTGACGGAGGAGGAGCTGGAAACGATCGAGCACATCGTCAACGCGCGGATCCGGCAGAACATTTCGAAGGGCGAAGACAGAAACGTCCCGATCGACACCGCACTGGAGCGGGGCGCAATGGCTCTCTTCGGCGAGAAGTACGGCGACGAGGTCCGCGTCATCACCTTCGATCCGGATTACAGCATCGAGCTGTGTGGTGGAACGCACGTCGATGCCACGGGCGAATTGGGGCTTTTCCGGTTTCTCTCGGAAGGATCCGTCGCGGCGGGCGTGCGCCGGGTCGAGGCGGTGGCCGGCGAGCCGGCAGCTGAGTACGTTGAGGCCCAACTTGATGAGCTGAAAGCTGCGCGCCAGCGCTTCAAGTCGCTGCAGGGACCGCTCCATGAAGAGATCGCCCGACTTCAGGATGAACGCGATCGCCTCGCGGATGAACTGGAGGAGACGCGCCGCAATGCCATGGCGTCGAAGCTCGACGAGTTTATGTCGTCAGCGACGGACGTGGAGGGTGTGCGCTGCGCCACGGGCCGCATCGGAGAAGCCAGCATGGACGACCTGCAGGCACTCGCCCAGCAACTCCGCGATCGGATGGGCGAACAGAGCGTGGGTGTCCTCGGCAGCGTGGACGCGAACGGCGAAAAGGTCTACGTCGTCGTAACGGTCAGCGACGACCTGGTCGGACAGGGACTGCAGGCCGGCGACCTGGTCGGCGAACTCGGCCGGAAGCTCGGCGGAGGCGGCGGAGGCCGCCCGCAGCTCGCGTCCGCCGGGGGCCGCGACACCGGGAAGCTCGACGATGTTCTCGGCGAAGTACCTGATCTCGTCCGTGAACGCCTCGCGGGCTAG
- a CDS encoding DNA-3-methyladenine glycosylase, with protein sequence MNPLPTTFFARDTLIVARDMLGTHLVRRHPDGSARIGRIVETEAYTQDDPAFHGWGLLDPETGKLRHQGRAADLFKPPGTAYVYLIYGIHWLLNVVTEREGIGGAVLIRAVEPIEGIDRMRADRSVSRDRDLTNGPGKLTQAFGIDGDDHTRDLTEPPIFFTRGHPVSDEQVETTSRIGISKGVDRSWRFLVRGNRFVSSGTPSDEKYSD encoded by the coding sequence ATGAATCCGCTTCCCACGACATTCTTTGCACGAGACACGCTCATCGTCGCTCGCGACATGCTGGGTACACATCTCGTGCGACGCCATCCGGATGGTTCGGCTCGGATCGGACGGATCGTTGAAACGGAGGCATACACGCAAGATGATCCCGCCTTTCATGGATGGGGCCTTCTCGATCCAGAAACCGGAAAATTGCGCCATCAGGGGCGGGCGGCCGATCTGTTCAAGCCGCCGGGAACGGCATACGTGTACCTCATTTATGGCATCCACTGGCTCCTGAACGTGGTGACGGAGCGGGAAGGCATCGGTGGTGCCGTGTTGATCCGCGCGGTGGAGCCCATCGAGGGCATCGATCGCATGCGCGCCGACCGATCCGTGTCGCGGGACCGCGACCTGACCAACGGGCCCGGGAAGTTGACGCAGGCCTTCGGAATCGACGGCGACGACCATACGCGCGATCTCACGGAGCCGCCGATCTTTTTCACGCGGGGGCACCCTGTATCCGACGAGCAAGTCGAGACCACCTCACGGATCGGCATTTCAAAAGGCGTCGATCGGTCATGGCGCTTCCTGGTACGCGGCAACCGGTTCGTGTCGTCCGGGACGCCGTCCGATGAGAAATACTCGGACTGA
- a CDS encoding DUF4097 family beta strand repeat-containing protein gives MDPDLITPINARFPHAMQERTVPSDAVLVMNQEFRVNRRCRLNVQVPGATVRLRHGDDHDRVVVSVSVGGVAEDEANDVLDRVRLSTRQVQDQVYVQTEEPVRDAAYWRWMRNNEATLHIDLALPPNTDAEISAPSGEIHASGLRGDIDIIAAACPVHVSDIGGSLRITANGDPVTVEQFSGEELKVHSTAADVSVSRVEANAIGLRATGGKLTLNDVRGAVDVEANASEVKLIDVDGSIRGDLQASPVSLRGSRASATDLRATGGPITVSMGSSVSADILLEGRPVELDTAIPFRGDLEEKRVEGTINGGGPPMTLRAVPGTVRCMQS, from the coding sequence ATGGATCCGGATCTAATCACGCCGATCAACGCCCGATTCCCTCACGCTATGCAGGAGCGAACCGTTCCGTCCGATGCTGTTCTCGTGATGAACCAGGAGTTTCGCGTCAACCGGCGCTGTCGCCTCAACGTGCAGGTACCTGGCGCCACGGTTCGTCTTCGGCACGGCGACGATCATGACCGTGTGGTGGTCAGTGTGTCGGTTGGAGGCGTTGCGGAGGACGAGGCGAACGACGTTCTCGACCGGGTGCGCCTCTCGACCCGTCAAGTGCAGGATCAGGTCTACGTCCAGACCGAAGAACCTGTCCGCGATGCCGCGTACTGGCGCTGGATGCGGAATAACGAAGCGACATTGCACATCGATCTCGCCCTTCCCCCGAACACAGATGCCGAGATTTCGGCACCGTCGGGCGAAATTCACGCGTCCGGTCTTCGTGGCGATATCGACATCATCGCGGCCGCGTGTCCCGTCCACGTGTCGGATATCGGCGGAAGCCTGCGCATCACCGCGAACGGCGACCCCGTGACGGTTGAGCAATTCTCCGGCGAGGAGCTTAAGGTCCACAGCACAGCCGCAGATGTGTCGGTGTCGCGAGTAGAGGCGAATGCCATCGGCCTCCGCGCCACGGGCGGAAAGCTAACCCTCAACGACGTGCGGGGAGCGGTCGACGTCGAGGCAAACGCATCAGAAGTCAAGCTGATCGACGTTGACGGCTCGATCCGCGGAGACCTCCAGGCGAGCCCCGTCTCCCTTCGTGGTTCGCGAGCGTCGGCAACAGATCTCCGGGCTACCGGCGGACCGATCACGGTCAGCATGGGCTCTTCGGTCTCCGCAGATATCTTGCTGGAAGGCCGACCGGTCGAACTCGATACCGCGATCCCCTTCCGGGGCGACCTTGAGGAGAAGCGCGTCGAGGGCACGATCAACGGAGGCGGCCCTCCGATGACGCTCCGTGCGGTGCCCGGAACGGTACGCTGCATGCAGTCCTAG
- a CDS encoding thiolase family protein, translated as MRDVFLCSAVRTPIGRLGGTLKKHSPVDLGAHAMKSALERADVDGGALDIFVFGNVLRGGHGQLVPRQAAFEAGIPKSIDGYAVDMVCASSMMSILNGATMIKAGEANLVLAGGTESMSQAGFYLDAKARWGYTYAPQGGNLQDLMFRDGLSDPFSGDAMGDQTERLAEEHGITREQLDEIAATSQQRAHAAAEAGRFDAEIAPMDIKTRKGTETFASDEGIRAGTTAEGLGNLRPAFKSEGVLTAGNSSQISDGAAAVVLASADAVEAHGLTPLAKVTKSSWSAGESWRFPEAPIPAVESILEKTGRSASDIDLYENNEAFAINSILFHRALDVPYEKLNVNGGAIALGHPIGASGTRIVVTLLHALLQRDQETGIAAICHGTGGGVALGVDIV; from the coding sequence ATGCGTGATGTCTTTCTCTGTTCTGCCGTGCGAACGCCCATCGGACGCCTTGGGGGGACGCTCAAGAAGCACTCTCCGGTGGATCTCGGCGCCCACGCCATGAAGTCGGCGCTTGAGCGCGCGGATGTGGACGGCGGCGCACTCGATATTTTTGTGTTCGGCAACGTCCTCCGCGGTGGGCACGGCCAGCTCGTGCCACGTCAGGCGGCGTTCGAGGCGGGGATACCGAAGTCGATCGACGGATATGCGGTGGACATGGTCTGCGCCTCCAGCATGATGTCGATCCTGAACGGAGCGACAATGATTAAGGCAGGCGAGGCAAATCTCGTGCTTGCCGGAGGCACCGAGTCGATGTCGCAGGCCGGATTTTACCTCGATGCAAAGGCACGCTGGGGGTACACGTATGCGCCGCAGGGCGGGAATCTGCAGGATCTGATGTTCCGTGACGGTCTGTCGGACCCGTTCAGTGGAGATGCGATGGGCGATCAGACCGAGCGCCTGGCGGAAGAGCACGGCATCACGCGTGAGCAGCTCGACGAGATTGCAGCCACCTCTCAGCAACGGGCACACGCGGCCGCTGAAGCGGGTCGGTTCGACGCAGAAATCGCTCCGATGGACATCAAGACGCGGAAAGGTACGGAAACCTTCGCGTCGGACGAGGGCATTCGCGCCGGGACGACGGCAGAAGGGTTGGGTAACCTGCGTCCCGCGTTTAAGTCCGAAGGCGTGCTCACGGCCGGCAACTCGAGCCAGATTTCCGACGGGGCCGCCGCGGTCGTTCTCGCCAGTGCCGACGCCGTGGAAGCCCACGGACTGACTCCGCTCGCGAAGGTGACGAAGAGCTCCTGGTCCGCCGGCGAATCCTGGCGTTTTCCCGAAGCGCCGATCCCGGCCGTGGAATCCATTCTGGAAAAAACCGGCCGCAGCGCGTCGGACATCGACCTCTACGAGAACAACGAGGCGTTCGCGATTAACAGCATCCTGTTCCACCGTGCGCTCGACGTGCCATACGAGAAGCTCAACGTCAACGGTGGCGCGATTGCTCTGGGTCACCCGATCGGCGCATCCGGAACGCGGATCGTTGTTACGCTGCTTCACGCCCTGCTTCAGCGGGACCAGGAGACGGGCATCGCCGCAATCTGCCACGGTACAGGCGGCGGTGTCGCGCTCGGCGTCGACATCGTGTAA